In the Longimicrobium sp. genome, GCCGCCCAGCACGATCACCCGCGTCATCGCAGCGCCCGTGGAAGTATCACCGCCAGCAGCACCAGGGCGGGAAAGAGCACGCCCGACGCGGCCACGAGCCCCGTGGCCCATCCCACCGCCCCGCACGCGCTGAGCGCGATCCCCGCAACCCACACCACCCACGCCAGCGCGCGCACCGGCCGCGGCAGCCCCGGCGTCCCCAGCGTCAGCACGATCCCGGCGATCGTGTAGAAGCCGTTGGCGAACACCGACGTGAGCACCGTCCCCACGCGCTGCACGTGCGCGAAGCCGGCCGCGTCGTCCGTCAGCGGCGGGAGCCAGGCGATGTAGAGCGATTCGCCCGTCAGGTCGCACGTCAGCCCCGCCGCCGCGATCGCGATCGCCGCCACCGCCAGGCGCGTGCGCGGCAGCGCGGACGCCCACCAGGCGTACAGCACCAGCACGCTGATCCCCGCCGCCATCCACACCGCGAACCCGGCGCGCCACGCCGCCGCGTGCGCCTCGATGTACGCCATCCGCGCCGCCAGCGACGGCTGGGCCTCGGTGCCGCCGCGCAGGACGAAGAGCATCGCCGCACCCGCCGCCGCGTGCAGCGCCGCGCACACGTACGGCGCTGCGCGGAGTTGCCGCGATGGCGATCGGCGGATGGGGCTCACGGCGGATGGACGCATGGAAGGGCGTGGCAGGGCGGGATGAGGCACAGCTTCGGACGCGCGGCCACGAACCTACGCTATTCCCGGCGAGGGTCACAATCCGGTGTCGCGGAGCGGTCGTGATTCTCGAATGCGATGCGATCGCTATTCGTACCGTGTAAGCGGCCCATATACCCAACCAGCACGCACATCTCCAGGCGTCGGCTCGGCTTCGACTCGTACCCACCTGTCAGTACGCTCGTAAACTACAAGCGACGTCCCGACTTCTAGGATTGGACCGAGCTTTTCGGCTTGTGTGTTGGGTGAGGCGCGGAGCCAAGCGCGCCTGACTACGCGCGCTGGCCGCGGAGGGTGCGCGACAAGCTCGTGGAGCTGGATCATCTCGGAGCGAATCCGTTCCAACTCTTCCGTTTGAGCTACCTGGGTCGCTTGCGCCTCTTCTTGGGAAGACGCGTCACGAAAGCGGTTCCACTCGCCACCCAAAGATTCGCCGATCGCCCCACCAGCGATGGAAATCAGGAGCACTGCGATCGCGAGAATGAGCTTGGCACGACCTTTTTCGTCGAGCAGACCGTAGTGAGAGAGGATGTCATCGATGAAGTCGGTGACACTCCGGTTGGTCAATTCAGGGTCGCCTTCGGCTGCGCGAACAACACCCTCGGCGAGTTCGTGAGCGACCTCGGGGAACTGGCCCTGCAGAGCGTCAAACGTGTCTGGGAATTCGAGTGCAGCAGACCCCAGCGCCGTCTCGAACTCGGGGATCAGCTTCGCGAAGTCAATACTGCCCGAAAAGCCCATCGCGAGCGTTCTAAAGGACGTACTCTCTAAATTCGCCTGGAGCGAGCGCATCCACTCGGTTTGCATTCGAAGGGTGCGATCAATCTCGGAAAATACAGGCGTACGGCTCCGAAAAACATCCAGATCCGGAAGGGATAGCGCGCGCCCTAGAACGGAATCCACGGTCTGGATTGCCACCGACGCGGTTCGCCCAGCGAGTCGGTCAACCAGGTCCTGCCGGCCTTGCAACTCCCGCTGCATACGCGAGAAAGGACCCTCAAGGAGCTCCTGCCGGCGGCGTGCCTCCTCCTGCATACGCGAGAAAGGACCCTCGAAGAGCTCCTGCCGGCGGCGTTCCTCCTCCTGCATACGTGAGAAAGGACCCTCGAAGAGCTCCTGTCGGCGGCGTGCCTCCTCCTCCATACGCGAGAAAGGACCTTCGAGGAGCTCCTCCCGGCGGCGTGCCTCCTGCTTCAAGAGCGTCTGAGTGCGTAGCAGGGTGTCGAGGGGACTGCGGTGGAGGAAGTCGGAGGGAGTCATTGCATCGACCTGTTGAAGGAACGGATATAGGCAGTTTACCCCCCGTGTTCGTGTCCGTTCGAATCCAACCAACGACACGGAAAGTGCTCCGGTGCGAACCCTTTCGTACGGCGCGGCGCGGATCCGCCGTGATGGCGATCGGCGGATGAGACTCGCGGTGGCTAGATCCATGGAAGCCGAGCGCGCGGGAATGATCGACTGGAGGATGATTCGCAGGAATGGGTTGTCGTTCCATTAAAGATGCGGATTCCTGCATCGACCGGAGTACGATCGCGCTTGCGTTTCCGCGCGCCGGGATCGAACGTCGAAGCTTGAACGCCGGCCGCCGGACCCTGTTCTCCGAAGGTGGCTCGATGAAGCGGACCGATCTCCTGCTCTGCGGCATGGCCGCGCTCCTGGCGGTGCCGGTCTACCGCGGCCCTTTCCGCCACCGGTCAGGGCCGGAGCCATTCCCGGCGGATCGTCTCGACGCCCGCCTTACCCAGTCGATCGTCGGGACCACCATCACCCTGCCGCACGAGGGCGCGGCGCGGGGCGAGGACGGCTTCGACGGACGTGATCTCTCCGGCTACAGCGCCTACAGCGACGGCGACGCGACCTGGGAGCTCCAGGGCGGCTGGCTGGTGGCTACGGGCCCCGCCGACCAGAGCGTGCTCGTCCGCCATGGGGTGGAGCTGGCCGACGGCTGGGTCCAGACCCTGTCGGACTGCGCGGACGACGGCGGGCTGGTGCTGCGCTTCCGCGACGCCAGCGACTACTACCTGCTCGCCTTCCGCGACGACGCGGCGCCCGCGCCGCGCGGCGAGAAGAACCTGGCGATCTACCACGTTCTCCGCGGCGAGTACCGCGAGCTGTGGAGCGGGAACGTCCTCTGGCCGCGCGGCACCCCGCACACCATCGCCTTCCAGGCCGCGGGCCCCGTCCTCCGCGCGGTGTTCGACGGCAAGGTGGCCGGCGAGGTGACGCCGGCGGCCGCGGAGAACGATCCCCGTCCGTACCACGGCTGGGGGCGCGTGGGCTTGCGCCACTACGGCGAGAATGCGGCCTGGGTCACGCGCTTCGCCGCCTTCCGCTGGCACGACGACGCCGAGCCGCTGACCCTTGCCACCCCGCGCGCCCACCGGCGCTGACTGGCGGCACCGTCGCCCCCCGCGGTTGTCCGGCGGCGCGGCCCCGGGGTCGCGCGCCTCGTCCCCATCCAACCTCCCCCATCTCCCGCCGGAGGCGCGGAGGCCGTAGAATTCACGGCTTCCGAGCCGACCCTGAGTACCGAGACGGGAGATTCATCCCCTGCCCAACCCCGCCAGCCCGGCGCGCCCGCGCGTCAGCCGGACCGACACCTCGCAGGTGGAGCCGCGCTACCTGGCGCTGCTCGAGGCCGAGCGCGCCACCTGGTGGTCGTCGGACAACTTCGACACCTGGAAGAACCTGTACGTCAGCGAGTACGCCCGTGGCTTCTACGTGGTCGACACGCTGCGCAAGTACGCGGGCTTCGAGCCCGACGGCAGGCGCGTGCTCGACATCGGCTGCGGCGACGCGGGCGTGCTGATCGCCTTCGCCGAGGAGGGCGCCCGCTGCGCGGGGATCGAGCTCGACGAGAAGTCGCTGGAGCGCGGTCGCATCCGCGCGCAGGAGCACGGGGTGGAGGTGGACCTCCGCAGCGGGATCGCCGAGGCGCTGCCGTGGCCGGATGGGAGCTTCGACCTCGTCATCCTCGACAACGTGCTGGAGCACGTCACCGACCGCCCGAAGACGCTCGACGAGATCCACCGCGTCCTCGCCCCCGGCGGGCTGCTGTACATGGTGACGCCCAAGCCGTTCTCCGCCTACTCGCTCTGGAACGACCCACACTACGACCTGGCCGGGCTCGTGCTGATGCCGCGGCGGATGCAGATCTGGTACTTCGAGAAGCTGCGCGGCGGCGGCGAGGGCACGTACGACGTGGGCGTGATCCCCACGCGCTGGCGGCTGCGGAAGCTGTTGAAGGCGGCGGGCTTCTCCCCCGTCGTCTCGCCGCGCGAGCTGTGGGTGCACTACCTCCGCAACCGCATCGCGCGGCCGGAGGAGGTGCGGCCGGGGCTGAAGCGGAAGCTGTCGGCGTACTTCTCGAAGCGTGGCTGGCCGTTCGAGAACCCGCTGATGCGCTGGTTCTGGGACGTGTCGATCGGCTCCAACTTCTTCATCGCCAGGCGCGACGGGTGATCGGGATCCGCGGGAAGGATCGGCGCCCGTCCCCCAGCTCACGTGTGGACGCGGCGATAGATCCTTCGGCCTGCATCTTCTTGCGCGGACGCTGGTTGCGGTGTGGCCGGCCTCAGGATGACGTCTACCGGCAGACGTGCTGGCAACGAATTGGGAGCGCGGGATGAAGCTGCGCGTCCTTCACGTCATCTACGACGACCCGCAGAACCCGTGGGTGGCGGGCGGCGGCGCGGTGCGCGTGCTGGAGCTGTACCGCCGGCTTACGGACCGCGTGGACGCGACGGTGGCGACGGGGAGCTTTCCCGGCGCGAAGGACGAGGTGATCGACGGCGTGCGCTACCTGCGGCTGGGTGCGCGCGGGCCGTACGCGTGGAGCCGGGTGACGTACGCCGCGGCGGCCAACCGGCTGCTGCGCACGGCGGAGTACGACGCGGCGGTGTTCGACTTCTCGTCATACACGCCCATCTTCATGCCGCGCGACCGCCCGTCGGGCATCACCGTGCACCACGTCACCGGGCCGACGGCGCGCGAGCGGTGGGGCCCGGTCCTCGCCCCCGCCCTTTCCGCGCTCGAGAAGGCGATGATCCGGCGGGCGCGCCGCCTCACCGCCACGTCGACGGCCACGTACGAGCTGCTGCGGACCATCGTCGCGCCCGAGGTGCCCATCGACCTTGTGTACGCGGGCGTCCCCGGCGAGCTTTTCGACCTGCCGCGCCGTCCCGGGCCGTACCTGCTCTACTTCGGCCGGCTGGACGTGATCCAGAAGGGGCTGGATACCCTGCTCGAAGCGGTCGCCATCCTGGCCCGGAAACGGCCTGAGGTGGAGATGCGCATCGCGGGGCGTGGCAAGGACATGGAGCGCGTCCGCTCGATGTCGCGCGAGCTGGGGATCGAGCGCAACGTGCGCCTCCTGGGCGCCGTGGACGAGGCCGAGCGGCAGCGCCTGTTCGCCGGCGCGGCGGTGCAGCTGATGCCGTCGCGCTTCGAGGGGTTCGGGATGGTGGCGGCCGAGGCGATGGCGGCGGGCGTGCCGCTGGTGGCCGCCGCGTCCGGCTCGCTCCCCGAGGTGGTGGACGCGCCCCGCGGCGGCGTGCTCGTCCCCGCCGGCGACGCGCAGGCGCTGGCGGACGCCACCGGGCGGCTGCTCGACGACGCGGCCGCGCGCGAGGCGCTCTCCGCCTCCGCGCGCATCTCCGCGCAGCGCTTCCGCTGGGAGACCGTGGCCGACGCGCACTTCGAGTTCCTGCAGAAGCTCGCCGCGACGGGCTCCGGAGCCGGATGAAGCAGGGCGACTGAAGTCGCGGCTACAACGACACGAAGTCCGCCTTCGCGGACTACCGGCCGCGGCGCAGACGCGGGTTTCGGCGCTCGCGACGGGCTTGGATCGAGGCATCGGGTCAGCTGCGAGCGAAGCGAGCCCTTGTCCCTCTCCCGTGCTGTTCGGGAGAGGGACCGGCGCGAAGCGCCAGGGAGAGGGCGCGATGCCGCGGCGTGCACCTCCCGCTCTCGAGCACCGCGATCTCCAACCGATCGATTCCGAATCACCACCATCTGCCGAACGTGACCAAGAAGACCGCACCCGCCGCCGCGCCCGCGCGCCGCGCCTCGCTGCTGGCCCCGCCGCCCGAGCACGAGCCAGGGTTCGGCGCCGGCACGGCCGCCGCCATCTACTTCGGCCTGGCGCTGCTCTACTTCCTCCCGGCGTTCCTCCCCGGGAAGCAGATCTACGGGACGGACTTCAGCAACGCCGGCTACTTCTTCCAGGACTTCCTCTCCCGGAGCTTCGCCGCGGGCCATCTCCCCCGCTGGGTGCCGTACCTGATGGGCGGCGTACCGCTCTTCTCCAACCCCGGCAGCACCTACTACCCGGTGCGCTTCGTGGCCGACTGGGTGCTCCCGGTGAAGGGGATCCTCCCCGCCATCTTCCTCTTCCAGTTCTTCGTGGCGGGATGGGGGATGTGGCTGCTGGCGCGGGAGACGGGATGCCGGCGCTGGGTAGCGTTCGTCGCCGGGCTCTGCTTCCAGTGGACGGGGATCCTGACCTCGTGGGTCTACGCCGGCCACGACGGGCGGATCATCGTCGCGTCGTTCATCCCCCTGCTCTTCTATTTCCTGCACAACGGCGTGCGGACGGGGCGGCTGGCGCCCTTCGCCGGCGCGGCGGCCGCGATCGGGTTCGCGCTCCTCTCGTTCCAGATCCAGGTCGCGTGGTACATGCTGGTGGGCGCGGCCGCTTGGGCGGTGTTCTGCATCGTGCACCTCGACACCTTCCGCGACCGGCCGCGGCTGCTGAAGGTGCTGGCGATGGGGATCGGCGCGGTGGCGTTCGGGTTCGCGATGGCGGCGGTCAACTTCCTGCCGTTCAACGGCTACGTCTCGCACTCGCCGCGCGCGGGGAGCGAGGGACGCGGCTACGACTACTCCGTCTCGTACTCGATGCCCCCGGCCAACCTCGCCGCCATGGCCGTCCCCGAGGCGGTCGGCGCGTCGGTGGGCGATCCCACTGACGGGCACCCCGTCTTCCCCGCGTACCGCGGCGCGAACGGCTTCAAGCTGCACAGCGAGTACGTCGGCGCCGGGGTGCTGGTCCTCTTCGCGCTCGGCTTCTACTACGCCCGCCGCAGCCGCGCCTGGCAGTTCTTCGCGGGATCGGGGCTCTTTTTCCTGACGATGGCCCTGGGCGGCAACACGCCGCTCTACCGGCTGTACTGGGCGGTTCTGCCGGGGTTGAAGAAGTTCCGCGCGCCGGACTTGGCCTACTGCATGGTGGCCTTCTCCTTCGTGGCGATGGCCGCGCTCACGCTCGAGGCCATCGCCCGCGCGCGCGAGGCCGCGGCGGACCGGAAGTCTTCCACGGAGGCGCGGGAGAAGCCGGAGTACGTGCTCTGGATCGGCGGCGCCATGATCGCGCTGGTGATGCTGGGCGCCGCGGCGGCCGGCTCGGGCGGCGGTGGGGCGCCGGGCGAGCCCAGCGCGGCGGGAGGCTGGCTGCGCTTCCTCTTCTTCGGCGCCGCGGCGACGGTGGCGCTGTGGATGTGGGCCTCGCGCCGCCTGCCGTCCACGGCGGCGATGTGGATCCTGGCGCTCGTCGTCACGCTCGACCTGTGGAGCCTGGGGCGGAAGTTCTTCTACACCATCCCCGGGCCGGGGGAGATCTACGCCGCGGACGAGGTCGTCGGCTTCCTGCAGACGCAGCCGGGGCCGTATCGCATCTTCCCGCTCCCCGGCGGCTGGCCCGGCTACCCGCTGGGGCGCGACTATCCGATGCTCTTCTCCATCGACCAGGCGGGGGGCGAGCACGGCAACCAGCTCCGGCGCTACAACGAGTTCGTCGGCCCCGGCCAGGGGATCGAGCCGGACTACCACAACTTCGCCGATCCGCGCTTCCTGGCCGCGGACAACGTGCGCTTCATCGTCAGCCCGCAGTTGCTGAACATGGAGGGGCTGCGCGAGGCCTTCCGCGGGCAGTCGGCCGTCGTCTACGAGAACACGCAGGCGATGCCCCGCGCCTGGATCGTGGGCGAGGCCATCCGCGCGGGCGAGGCGCAGACCATCGCCGCGCTGCAGTCGCCGCGGTGGGACCCGCGCCGCAACGCGGTGGTGGAGAGCCCGCGCGACCTGGCGCTGGCCGGGCCGGCGCTCCGCGGCGCGGCGCAGGTCACGCGCTACACGGCCGACCGCGTGGAGGTCACCGCGCAGTCGGACGGCGCGGGGCTGCTGGTGCTGGCGGACAACTGGTATCCGGACTGGAAGGCGACGGTCGACGGGCGGGCGACGGAGATCTACCGGACGAACCACACCTTCCGCGGCGTGGTGGTCCCCGCCGGCACGCATCGCGTCGTCTTCACCTTCGATCCGCCGTCGCTGCGCACGGGCTTCATGATCTACCTGGCGACGTTCGGGATGCTGGCGGCGTACGGCGCGTGGCTGCTGGTCGCGCATTTCCGCCGCCGCGGCGTGGAGACGCCCGACGCGCCGCCCGAGCCGGCGCCGGCGGGATGAGGGTGCCGCCCGCGCTGAAGAAGGCCGCCACCGCGCTCCTGGTCGCGGCGGCGGCCTGGTTTCTCTGGCGCAGCGTCGCCCGCGACTGGCCGCGCGTCCGCGCGTTCGACTGGCACGTCGACCCGCTCCTCCTCGCCGCCAGCGTCGTCGCGCTGGTCGCCGTCCTCGCGTGGGGCGTGTTCGTGTGGAGCCGCGTGCTGCTGCGCTTCGAGCACGCACCGGTGCCCTTCCCCACCCTGCTGCGCATCTGGTTCCTGTCGAACCTGGCGCGCTACATCCCCGGCACCGTCTTCCAGTTCCTGACCGCCGCGCAGCTCAGCCGCTCCGCCGGCCTCTCCGCCGCCGTGCTGCTGACGTCGCTGCTGGTGCACACGGGGATGAGCCTCCTCTCCGCGCTCGTCGTCTCCGCGTGGACGCTGGCGGGGACGCTCCTTCCCGCGATCCCGCCGGGGGTGATCGGGATCGCGGCGACGGTCGCGGCCGCGCTGTTCGTCCATCCCCGCTTCCTGAACGGCGCGCTGGGGATCATCCCCCGGCTGCTGAAGAAGACGGTGATCCGCTGGAACGGGTCGTGGGGATACGGCCTGGGGCTGCTGGCGCTGTCGATCGTGAGCTGGGCGATCTACGGCGGCGCGTACTGGCTCTTCCTGCGGTCACTGACCCCGGTCAGCTTCTCGCATCTCCCGATGCTGAGCGGGGTTAACGCGC is a window encoding:
- a CDS encoding glycosyltransferase family 4 protein, with product MKLRVLHVIYDDPQNPWVAGGGAVRVLELYRRLTDRVDATVATGSFPGAKDEVIDGVRYLRLGARGPYAWSRVTYAAAANRLLRTAEYDAAVFDFSSYTPIFMPRDRPSGITVHHVTGPTARERWGPVLAPALSALEKAMIRRARRLTATSTATYELLRTIVAPEVPIDLVYAGVPGELFDLPRRPGPYLLYFGRLDVIQKGLDTLLEAVAILARKRPEVEMRIAGRGKDMERVRSMSRELGIERNVRLLGAVDEAERQRLFAGAAVQLMPSRFEGFGMVAAEAMAAGVPLVAAASGSLPEVVDAPRGGVLVPAGDAQALADATGRLLDDAAAREALSASARISAQRFRWETVADAHFEFLQKLAATGSGAG
- a CDS encoding YfhO family protein; translation: MTKKTAPAAAPARRASLLAPPPEHEPGFGAGTAAAIYFGLALLYFLPAFLPGKQIYGTDFSNAGYFFQDFLSRSFAAGHLPRWVPYLMGGVPLFSNPGSTYYPVRFVADWVLPVKGILPAIFLFQFFVAGWGMWLLARETGCRRWVAFVAGLCFQWTGILTSWVYAGHDGRIIVASFIPLLFYFLHNGVRTGRLAPFAGAAAAIGFALLSFQIQVAWYMLVGAAAWAVFCIVHLDTFRDRPRLLKVLAMGIGAVAFGFAMAAVNFLPFNGYVSHSPRAGSEGRGYDYSVSYSMPPANLAAMAVPEAVGASVGDPTDGHPVFPAYRGANGFKLHSEYVGAGVLVLFALGFYYARRSRAWQFFAGSGLFFLTMALGGNTPLYRLYWAVLPGLKKFRAPDLAYCMVAFSFVAMAALTLEAIARAREAAADRKSSTEAREKPEYVLWIGGAMIALVMLGAAAAGSGGGGAPGEPSAAGGWLRFLFFGAAATVALWMWASRRLPSTAAMWILALVVTLDLWSLGRKFFYTIPGPGEIYAADEVVGFLQTQPGPYRIFPLPGGWPGYPLGRDYPMLFSIDQAGGEHGNQLRRYNEFVGPGQGIEPDYHNFADPRFLAADNVRFIVSPQLLNMEGLREAFRGQSAVVYENTQAMPRAWIVGEAIRAGEAQTIAALQSPRWDPRRNAVVESPRDLALAGPALRGAAQVTRYTADRVEVTAQSDGAGLLVLADNWYPDWKATVDGRATEIYRTNHTFRGVVVPAGTHRVVFTFDPPSLRTGFMIYLATFGMLAAYGAWLLVAHFRRRGVETPDAPPEPAPAG
- a CDS encoding class I SAM-dependent methyltransferase; this encodes MEPRYLALLEAERATWWSSDNFDTWKNLYVSEYARGFYVVDTLRKYAGFEPDGRRVLDIGCGDAGVLIAFAEEGARCAGIELDEKSLERGRIRAQEHGVEVDLRSGIAEALPWPDGSFDLVILDNVLEHVTDRPKTLDEIHRVLAPGGLLYMVTPKPFSAYSLWNDPHYDLAGLVLMPRRMQIWYFEKLRGGGEGTYDVGVIPTRWRLRKLLKAAGFSPVVSPRELWVHYLRNRIARPEEVRPGLKRKLSAYFSKRGWPFENPLMRWFWDVSIGSNFFIARRDG
- a CDS encoding lysylphosphatidylglycerol synthase domain-containing protein is translated as MRVPPALKKAATALLVAAAAWFLWRSVARDWPRVRAFDWHVDPLLLAASVVALVAVLAWGVFVWSRVLLRFEHAPVPFPTLLRIWFLSNLARYIPGTVFQFLTAAQLSRSAGLSAAVLLTSLLVHTGMSLLSALVVSAWTLAGTLLPAIPPGVIGIAATVAAALFVHPRFLNGALGIIPRLLKKTVIRWNGSWGYGLGLLALSIVSWAIYGGAYWLFLRSLTPVSFSHLPMLSGVNALSFVVGWIVWIAPAGAGPREVAMKTLLLPLLPGGIAAIVAVAARLWTMAAELLGGALALLLARGARADGAGAAEASPPVAS